From one Coffea eugenioides isolate CCC68of chromosome 11, Ceug_1.0, whole genome shotgun sequence genomic stretch:
- the LOC113752933 gene encoding transcription factor TCP5-like, with protein MIAREIDAAADVTAKQEGNTATDEKTSNYKASISGTSAAAASSSSSSWSRLKDPRIVRVSRAFGGKDRHSKVCTVRGLRDRRVRLSVPTAVQLYDLQDRLGLSQPSKVVDWLLNAAKHEIDELPPLQMPPGSFNHSFQPVWGTHHPGVGAHQVTKDQGLRIGASINWGDHDHHPSEPSGSKTWDSDAILRPKSKELIARSGDSSEDKETWTRSSEEGKQHSNNYESTSHGAAYFSSNNFFSRLGHSTSPSLGLLNSTVLPYNSLIRWDPSNLSLSQSGSPSGLTPVPQPEDFHNFSVVPLPSTMSVPSGGPQVLVYQPASSITQSYFPSHIAPAVTVDYAQKQIEFQMLNSATENPLTNSLAPPVSDSTSQHAAGRPFRILSATTNLLPSQNDRESKQDLDNDFSSR; from the coding sequence ATGATTGCCAGGGAAATAGATGCGGCGGCAGATGTTACAGCAAAACAAGAAGGCAACACAGCAACAGATGAGAAGACTTCTAATTATAAGGCCTCAATATCCGGTACTTCAGCAGCAGcggcatcatcatcatcatcatcatggTCAAGGTTGAAAGATCCACGGATTGTGCGGGTGTCAAGGGCATTTGGAGGTAAAGACCGGCATAGCAAAGTCTGCACTGTGAGAGGGCTTAGAGACAGGCGTGTTAGACTTTCTGTTCCCACAGCTGTTCAACTTTATGATCTTCAAGACAGGTTAGGGCTTAGTCAGCCAAGTAAAGTTGTTGATTGGTTGTTGAATGCCGCCAAGCACGAGATAGATGAGCTGCCCCCGCTGCAAATGCCTCCCGGAAGCTTTAACCATAGTTTTCAACCAGTTTGGGGTACTCATCATCCTGGAGTTGGAGCTCATCAAGTAACCAAGGATCAAGGACTTAGGATTGGTGCTAGTATCAATTGGGGGGATCACGATCATCATCCTAGTGAACCATCAGGGTCGAAGACGTGGGATTCGGATGCCATTTTGAGGCCTAAATCCAAGGAATTAATCGCAAGGTCAGGGGATTCGTCCGAGGATAAAGAAACTTGGACAAGATCAAGTGAAGAGGGGAAGCAACATAGCAATAATTATGAAAGCACTAGTCATGGCGCTGCATATTTTTCATCCAACAATTTTTTCTCAAGACTTGGCCACTCTACTTCACCAAGCCTAGGGTTGCTGAATAGCACAGTGCTGCCATACAATTCTTTAATCAGATGGGATCCTTCAAATTTGTCTTTGTCACAATCTGGAAGCCCATCTGGGTTGACTCCAGTACCCCAACCGGAAGATTTCCACAACTTCAGCGTTGTGCCATTGCCATCAACGATGTCCGTGCCATCAGGCGGACCTCAGGTTCTCGTCTACCAGCCTGCTAGTAGTATAACGCAGTCTTATTTTCCTTCCCACATTGCTCCTGCTGTTACAGTGGATTACGCCCAGAAACAAATCGAGTTCCAAATGCTGAACTCGGCTACGGAAAATCCACTCACGAATTCCCTAGCACCACCTGTTAGTGACTCTACAAGCCAACATGCTGCTGGTAGACCCTTTCGCATACTAAGTGCAACCACCAATCTCCTCCCTTCACAAAATGATCGCGAAAGCAAGCAAGACCTTGACAATGACTTCAGTTCAAGGTAA
- the LOC113752806 gene encoding protein LONGIFOLIA 1-like: MSAKILPRSKDENRDLQKQIGCMNGIFQLFDGHYFLAGRRSAAHHHKRLLPGTFLYAETAQTEIFSFLTFQTFAACQGANRRREPRNATEKTTGTKLEVVQDQPRVSTESLGTSFSSSSCSSTFSSLDHSKTLQCRPPSFTQNNLLESTNEIPVKRQSSSLHFSQQSPDIRDVVKDSMQREHRRISIKTAAREDGRGRTLKHIDSPRPFQQPKTVQPRVAEFDSRSLAKLQDSPCICKEESDASLRQERKEPPRFSYDERETRNTLKSASKLKELPRLSLDSRQSSLSSASEPRLNFLLRELRKGENVIASKIVDGYQVPGSNKRPSGVVAKLMGLEAFPDSVTNDEGETIKDNSCHDKDFFTKSSKESDKCKKNPLRIQQMVHKDPASPVSKNGSLGIQPTSSPRFPLETASWRQPNAINDSPRTGPGSWNSYRDTPRTSSSVYGEIEKRISELEFRKSGKDLRALKQILEAMQNTRMRLDNKEGEQADLRSETSRYSLDYSCCSDLDSTAFKCQSNKIDHLASKKVTSSPKRFNSSILITKPARTMGDGRISGTSVVPADAPHLPNLRTRETLYTRKDSVCKLAAKDLTPKKTTPQNPHHCKSCTDKKINSKIPKVVQTTRAPQLAKVENYVAFGRSSGSVSPRFQQKNHGIVTQPHLTTPSPELGKRRGKLIEPDSSSKLRPKSTLHRRKDRISCTTGNKEFSHQGDTASIPSESTSSLASQTDTEITSTGSSTEIRTRRKVDQKERNGAARLGEDMPLAELIIVPTEQPSPVSVLDATFCREDSLSPVKKISTVFQDYRTPDPDEAEWHYLGDGFNQKKLENLKQLLHKLRLLNTVPDEASTFEFDSLSERPSPDHRYITKILLASGLLEDMCTVSTDIQLHSSGYLINPDLFHVLEQTEENTMSANEEHRRSNAPLKLDQKIHRRLVFDIVNEILIRKLAPESSFMQRKRNRTGKELLRELYSEVDHIQAKTDCSLDNADETTCILYMDMMQQRDDWADYPSEIPAVVLDMERLIFKDLITEVITAQALGQCDWTGRQCKTIY, from the exons ATGTCTGCGAAGATTCTGCCTCGTTCCAAGGATGAAAACAGAGATCTGCAGAAGCAGATTGGATGCATGAATGGGATCTTTCAGCTCTTTGACGGCCACTACTTCCTCGCTGGTCGACGCTCCGCTGCCCATCATCACAAAAGGCTGCTTCCAGGTACCTTTCTCTATGCTGAAACTGCACAAACGGAAATATTTAGC TTTCTGACATTTCAAACGTTTGCTGCATGTCAAGGTGCCAACCGCCGGCGGGAGCCAAGAAATGCAACAGAGAAGACAACT GGAACAAAATTGGAGGTTGTGCAAGACCAACCACGAGTCTCCACTGAATCGCTTGGAACCTCCTTTTCATCGTCTTCTTGTTCATCTACATTTTCTTCGCTTGATCATAGCAAAACACTTCAATGCAGACCACCTTCTTTCACCCAAAATAATCTTCTTGAAAGCACAAACGAAATACCTGTGAAACGACAAAGTTCCTCGTTGCATTTCAGCCAGCAATCCCCTGATATCCGAGATGTTGTAAAGGACTCCATGCAAAGAGAACATCGGCGAATATCAATTAAAACTGCAGCTAGAGAAGATGGAAGAGGCCGCACATTGAAGCATATTGACTCACCAAGGCCTTTCCAGCAGCCCAAAACTGTACAACCCAGAGTTGCAGAGTTTGACAGCCGCAGTCTGGCTAAGCTTCAAGATTCTCCTTGTATTTGCAAGGAAGAGAGCGATGCTTCTCTGCGCCAGGAGCGAAAGGAACCGCCTCGATTCTCCTATGATGAAAGAGAGACACGAAATACATTAAAGTCTGCCTCGAAGCTCAAAGAACTACCTAGGTTGTCACTGGACAGCAGGCAAAGTTCCTTGAGTTCTGCCTCTGAACCAAGGTTGAATTTCCTCTTGAGGGAACTGCGAAAGGGGGAAAACGTAATTGCCAGCAAAATAGTCGATGGCTACCAAGTACCAGGAAGCAATAAGCGACCATCTGGTGTTGTTGCAAAGCTCATGGGTTTGGAAGCTTTTCCAGATTCCGTTACCAATGATGAGGGTGAAACCATAAAAGATAATTCGTGCCATGATAAGGattttttcacaaaatcttcaaaagaatccgacaaatgcaagaaaaatcCACTACGAATCCAACAGATGGTGCACAAGGATCCCGCTTCACCAGTATCCAAAAATGGCAGCTTGGGAATTCAACCTACTTCCAGTCCAAGGTTTCCTCTAGAAACAGCATCCTGGAGGCAGCCCAATGCCATTAACGACTCTCCAAGAACAGGTCCAGGTAGTTGGAATAGTTACAGAGACACCCCACGGACATCCTCTTCAGTTTACGGTGAGATTGAGAAAAGGATAAGTGAACTTGAGTTCAGGAAATCAGGCAAGGATCTCAGAGCTCTTAAGCAGATACTTGAAGCAATGCAAAACACAAGGATGAGGTTAGACAACAAAGAAGGAGAGCAAGCTGACTTGAGGTCTGAAACAAGCAGATACAGCTTAGATTACAGCTGCTGCAGTGACCTGGATTCAacagcatttaaatgccaaagcAACAAGATTGACCATTTGGCTTCCAAGAAGGTGACTAGTTCTCCAAAGAGGTTCAACTCTTCAATTTTGATAACAAAACCAGCCAGAACTATGGGCGATGGCAGGATTTCAGGTACGTCAGTGGTCCCTGCTGATGCGCCACATCTCCCAAACCTCCGGACTCGTGAAACTCTATACACTAGAAAAGATTCAGTTTGTAAACTGGCAGCAAAAGATCTAACACCAAAGAAAACTACCCCCCAAAACCCACATCACTGTAAATCTTGCACAGACAAGAAGATCAATAGTAAGATTCCAAAAGTAGTGCAAACAACAAGAGCACCTCAGCTGGCAAAGGTAGAAAACTACGTTGCCTTTGGGAGGAGTTCTGGTTCTGTGAGTCCAAGATTCCAACAGAAGAACCATGGGATTGTAACACAACCTCATCTGACAACTCCATCCCCTGAATTGGGAAAAAGAAGAGGCAAACTGATCGAACCAGATTCAAGTAGTAAACTCAGACCAAAATCAACTTTGCACCGCCGTAAGGACAGAATAAGCTGTACTACTGGCAACAAAGAATTCAGTCACCAAGGTGATACAGCTTCTATACCATCTGAAAGTACCAGTAGCTTAGCCTCCCAAACTGACACAGAAATTACAAGCACAGGATCTTCTACTGAGATCAGAACCAGACGGAAAGTAGACCAAAAAGAAAGG AATGGTGCAGCTAGGTTAGGTGAAGACATGCCACTTGCTGAACTCATAATAGTCCCAACTGAACAACCAAGTCCAGTCTCTGTCCTGGACGCAACATTCTGTAGAGAAGATTCACTGTCTCCTGTGAAGAAGATATCAACTGTTTTTCAAG ATTACAGGACTCCAGATCCTGATGAAGCAGAATGGCATTATCTTGGTGATGGGTTCAATCAAAAGAAACTAGAGAACCTAAAGCAATTACTTCATAAGCTCAGATTGCTGAACACAGTTCCTGATGAAGCTAGCACATTTGAATTCGATTCTCTCAGCGAGAGACCTAGCCCGGATCACAGATACATTACCAAGATATTACTAGCGTCGGGTCTCCTTGAAGACATGTGTACAGTATCAACAGATATTCAGCTCCATTCATCAGGCTATTTGATCAATCCTGATTTGTTCCATGTACTGGAACAAACTGAGGAAAACACCATGTCAGCAAATGAGGAACACAGGCGGAGCAATGCTCCTTTAAAGCTTGATCAGAAAATCCATAGAAGGTTGGTATTTGATATTGTAAATGAAATTCTTATACGTAAATTAGCTCCAGAAAGTTCCTTcatgcaaagaaagagaaacaggaCTGGGAAGGAGCTTCTGAGGGAGCTATATTCAGAGGTGGATCATATCCAAGCAAAAACTGACTGCAGCCTAGATAATGCTGATGAAACCACCTGCATCTTATATATGGATATGATGCAACAACGTGATGACTGGGCAGATTACCCAAGTGAGATTCCAGCAGTGGTGTTGGACATGGAGCGACTCATTTTTAAGGACCTGATAACCGAGGTAATTACTGCTCAGGCTTTGGGGCAGTGTGATTGGACTGGAAGGCAATGTAAAACCATTTACTAA
- the LOC113751743 gene encoding transcription initiation factor TFIID subunit 8 has protein sequence MSDGGGENVKEGENNLNHLHSKKSRSRADDFGLSIAKVAVAQICEAAGFQGFQRTTLDTLSDVAVRHILEIGKTGNMFANLAGRSQSNVFDIIQGLEDLGSIQGFSGASDVHHCLLGSGTVREMVRYVGEAEEIPFAYSLPGFPVLKEREPGRTFEQTGGSPPAEHIPPWLPVFPDPETYVNLHKIDEKMAQIWEDEVGGPVEKRRELDKTFANLQQRMACNGTQPSVEVDFGNEAKEKGLVERNPFLTPPLQHGEKEVSLVLPPAKLSDEVFLQSANLEVPVSHISAMETFAPGIEAVKSGTFDFEDGRKKVPLNGRPNVRFKLGGGKRCLRVAISSQNQGIDKNSTWFGNDDGMDDKKRRVEQILKPSYESAGTDSLVN, from the coding sequence ATGAGCGATGGAGGTGGGGAGAATGTAAAAGAGGGGGAAAATAATTTGAATCATCTCCATAGCAAGAAGAGTAGGTCACGAGCTGACGACTTTGGCCTTTCCATTGCTAAAGTTGCTGTGGCTCAGATATGCGAGGCTGCAGGGTTCCAGGGCTTCCAGCGCACCACTCTGGACACCCTGTCTGATGTGGCTGTTCGGCACATTCTAGAGATCGGGAAGACTGGGAATATGTTTGCAAATTTAGCGGGTAGGAGTCAGTCTaatgtgtttgatataattcaAGGGCTGGAAGATTTGGGTTCAATACAGGGGTTTTCGGGTGCTTCCGATGTTCATCATTGTCTTTTGGGTTCAGGGACTGTGCGGGAGATGGTGCGGTATGTTGGAGAGGCTGAGGAGATCCCATTTGCTTATTCACTTCCTGGATTTCCTGTTTTAAAAGAACGGGAGCCTGGCAGGACTTTTGAGCAGACTGGAGGGAGCCCACCTGCTGAGCATATACCACCTTGGTTACCTGTATTTCCAGACCCTGAGACCTATGTCAACCTGCATAAAATAGATGAGAAAATGGCACAGATTTGGGAGGACGAAGTCGGGGGGCCTGTTGAAAAGAGAAGAGAGTTGGATAAAACTTTTGCAAATTTGCAGCAGCGAATGGCTTGCAACGGGACTCAGCCATCCGTAGAGGTTGATTTTGGGAATGAAGCTAAGGAAAAGGGATTGGTGGAACGTAATCCATTTCTTACTCCACCTCTGCAGCATGGGGAGAAGGAGGTGTCTTTAGTTCTTCCTCCTGCTAAACTCTCGGACGAAGTCTTCCTGCAGAGTGCTAACCTTGAAGTTCCGGTTAGTCACATTTCTGCAATGGAGACATTTGCACCTGGCATTGAGGCGGTTAAGAGTGGAACATTTGATTTCGAAGATGGGAGGAAAAAGGTTCCTTTGAACGGGAGACCAAATGTGCGATTTAAGCTTGGAGGTGGCAAAAGGTGCTTGCGTGTGGCTATAAGCTCTCAGAACCAGGGAATTGATAAAAATTCCACTTGGTTTGGGAATGACGATGGGATGGATGACAAGAAAAGGCGGGTGGAACAAATTCTGAAGCCGTCATACGAATCTGCAGGAACTGACTCACTTGTAAATTAG